In Clostridium ljungdahlii DSM 13528, the genomic window GAATAAGATTGTAATACTTGGAGGAGAAAATATGATTTCTAAAAATGTAGAGGATATTTTGAATCCCCTGAGCTTAAAATCTAAAGCTGAGGATTTTATGACATGTTTACTAAATAAAAAAATAGATGAGGCTATGGAAGGATTAAGCACTGATTTAAAATCAGGATATGGAGAAAGCATAATGAAAAGTTCTTTTTCCAGTATGAGCTTTAAAGGAATGGATACAAAACCTCTAGATATAAAGCAGGAAAAGCTGCCTCTTGGCAATATGGTTACATTAACCTATAAAGTAGAAGGGCTTCCTACAAATTTAGATATAAAAATAAAATATGACAATGATGGAAAAGTATATGATTTCACATCTGAAGCTGCCCCAGTGGAAAGTAATTACAAACTTCCAACTTATGTAAATATAGATAATTTTACTGAAAAAAATGTGGCTATAGGAGATGAAAAGTATAAACTTCCAGGAGTATTGAGCATACCTAAAGGGAAGGGACCATTCCCGGCAGTAGTGCTTGTCCACGGAAGCGGCGCTAATGATATGGACGAGACCTATGGGGACACGAAGGTATTTAAGGATATATCTGCAGGACTTGCTTCAAAGGGAATTGCAGTGCTTCGCTATAATAAGAGGTCAAATGAATATCCATCCTTAACTGCAATAGATACAAAACTTGATTTGAATAAGGAAACAGTAAATGATGCAGTAGATGCAGTGAAGTTATTAAAGAAAACTAAAGAAATTGATTCCAGCAAGGTCTTTGTTTTAGGACACAGTCAGGGGGCAATGCTTACACCAACTATATTAAAAGATTGTGGCAATAGCGGTGCAGCTGGTGGAATAATGATGGCAGGACCGGTAGATTTTTTAGACACTCTTTTAGAGCAAAGTAAATATTTGAATTCAATAGGATATATGGATGAAGATAATCTAAAGTATATACAAAACTTATATGACTTAGTAAAAAACAATAAAGATTTTCCTAAAAATATATCTGAAAATACTATAATCTTTCATGCATATCCTTATTATTGGTTGAGTGTTAAAAATTCAACTCAAGCACAGGATGCAGTAGACATAAAAAATCCCCTTCTTATTCTTCAAGGAAAGAGGGATTATCAAGTAGCTGCTTCTAATTTAGAAAAGTGGAAGAATATATTGAAGGATAAACAAAATGTTGAGTATAATTCTTATGATAAGTTAAATCACTTTTTTATAGAAGGGGAAGGAAAGATGACTCCTGAGGAGTATGGAAAGGGGAATGTACCAAAGTATGTTATAGATGATATAGTAAGCTGGATTAGTAAATATTCTAAATAAGGAAAATATCTTATTTTAAAACGACTTTCCTCATATTAATCTTCAAATTGTGTTGTCTTAATAAAGAAATTGCAATAGTTAATATTATATAAATGTATAAATAGTTGATTTAATTGTAGAAATTGTTATAATATACTTATTATTATAATGATAAATTTTAATATATATTTTTAAAATTAAGGCAAAAATATTCGCTTAGTTATATTAAATCTGTAATTATAGGAGGATTGATTATGGGGAAAATTGTTTTTTTTATTTTAATGATCTTATTTGCCGATCTATTTTTTAATCTATTTTTATATGAGAAAATAAAATATAATAAAATTGTCAAATACTATGATGATGTACTTGATAAAATACTGTCCGGTAACTTTACATATAATTTTCAAAGAAAAGATTCCATATCGAATAAAATTGATAGGCTATGTAAAGATATGTTAGTATGGATATATAAAACTTTGAATTCATCTATAACTATGGGCGATGATTTGGAATATATATCAAATTCCTGCAGTATGTCTAAAAAGGGACTTTTAAAAATTAAAGGATATATAAATGAATTTAATAAAAATGCAAATGCTATATGTGATAAAATATCTGAATGTTCAAATTTATCTGCGAATATGGCAAATTCAGAAGTAGAAATGCGCAAATTTTCAGATAGTGTTACAGGCAGTGGCAAAAAAGCAGATGAATATATTACACGCAGCAGTGAATCCGTAGAGAAATCTGTAACTATTCTTGAGAATATGAATTCCAGTATGGAGCTTCTGTCAAATAATATAAGTAATCTCTCTAATATAACAGATAAAATTGAGAATATGGCAGAATTGATAAATAAATTAACTGCAAATATAAACCTATTGTCATTAAATGCTTCTATTGAAGCTGCAAGAGCTGGCGAAAATGGAAAAGGATTTGCAATTGTAGCTTTAGAAATAGGAAAATTGGCTGATGAAAGTGCAGTCTATTCTAAAAATATAAAATCACAAGTAGATGAAATAAAGGGACATACTGTTGATACTGTAAAGTCTATTGAAGACTTGATAGAGAAAAGCTCACAAGGAAAAGACTCTATAAAATCTATTAAAAATTATTTTAGTGAGTTTAGCAGTGAAATTCATAATATAAATAATAATTTAGCCTTTCTTTCACAAAAAATTGTAGAACAAACTGAACACACACAGTATGTTGCGGCTTTTAACCAAAATTTAGCAGCTTTCTTTGCTGATTTTAAAAGGGATGTTTCTGTAATTGTGGTTGAGACAGAAAATCAATCTGCTTTGGAGGATGAGAATATAGAGTGTTCTCAAAAAATGCATTTTTCTATGGAAAAACTCACTGATTTTACAAAAGAATTTGAAAAAATAATAGAATCTAAACTTATAGAGTACTGCAACGATATTGCAGAAAAAATATGCAAAGATAATTTTACTATTGAAAAACTTTGCGAATATGTTGGTAAAACTAACATATCTAGTTTTTATATAACAGACGGGGATGGAGTGATTGTAATGACAAATGATTCTGAAACCATGGGATTTAGATTTGAGGATAATCCTTCATCTCAGACATTTCAGTTTAGAAAAATATTGTCTAATAGGGACTTAGTAGTGGTACAAGATTTTGTGAAAAGAGATTTGGATGGTAAATACTATAAGTTTGCTGGAATTTCACGTAGAGATAAAAAGGGAATTGTACAGGCAAGTATTTCTATGGACGATATAGTTAATTTGAGAAATTGTTGTGCATGAGATGCTTGTGAATAATTTAAAATTAAATAATCTTTTAAATAGAGATTTTTAACGGGCCACCCATTTTAAGGGTGGTCATAAATTAGGATTAAAGATATGACTCAGTAAAATGGTTTAATTTTTAAATTTGAGAACTAAGTACTTCATTGTCTAGATTGTCAATGTATTCATGAAGTATTTTTTTTAGATTTAATACGTCTTTCATTTCGTAGTATCCAGATTTTTTATAAATGTAGTTTACTGCATTAAGAGCTCCTAGTGAAAAAGCTTTTTTTGAAAAAGATTCATGGCTTATTTCTATTCTATCCTCATCACCAATTATAAGAACTTTATGTTTTCCTACTACCCCTCCAGCACGTACAGAGCTTATAGGAATAGGTTTATTTTGTACACCAGATATTTGAAGACCATGTTCTATTTCATCTGATAGTTTTAATGCAGTCCCTGAAGGGGAGTCTTTTTTGTTTTTATAGTGCATTTCTATAATTTGAAAATCATAATTATTTAATATAGTAGCTGCAATATTGCTTAGCAGCATTATTACGTTTACTCCTAAAGTGATGTTTGGGGCGTAAACTATGCCGTTTTTAAACTTATAGGATATAGTTTGAAGCTTGTCAATATCTTCTTTGGAGAAACCTGTTGTGCCTATTACCATATTTACTTTCATTTTTGATAGTATGACGGCATTTTTTATGGTTGCTTGTGGATTTGAGAAGTCTACCACAACATCTGGTTTGGTTTTAAAAATAGTAGCTTGGAGTTCATCAGAAGTAGTTATTTTTACTTTTGTTTTAAAATTACCAAGTAACTCTCCTAAATTCATTCCCTTTTTTTTACTATTAGGGCTGCAGATTGCAGCTACCATTTCCATGTTATCTTGTTGTAAAATACCTTCTGCAATATATTTTCCTGTCTTACCTAAACCTATTAGACCTACTTTGATCAAATCAATTACCTCCTTTTTGACGCTTACAAGAAAAATTTCAAGTATTGACATCATTTTTTGTTATTTATCCCTATTTTAAAATTAGTGACAACTTAATTCTATCATATAAGTTGCTACTTGTCATTAATAGTTAATGTATATTTATAATTTATACATAAATTCAATTAATTCTATTTTAATATAGATCAAGGGCTTATATGAAATTTTAATTAGTAATTCCAACAAATTGTTAAATTATTATTTACATAGTATAAATAATAATTTATACTTAATATTGATTTATCCAATCGCTACCATTTCTAACCCCCCATCGCACTCTGCGAAAGCGACTATCATCAAATCGAAGATTTGAGATATCTTCTTTTCTATCAAAGTGGGGGGATAAGCAATGCTACGCGCTTGGATAACGATTTCTAAGTTTTAGATGGAGAAAAAACTCCATCTGAAACCAAGAACTCTGTTTATAAGGATTTTATTGGAAGGAGGCTTTACTTCAAGTTATCAGAATAACTTAAAGTAAAATTTAAAATGTCATCGCAAAATGTTACAAAACCTGTATACCAGAAGATAGCAATTGATATAGCTAATAGAATATTAGACGGTGATTTTTCCATAGGGGATAAACTTCATGGAAGATCATCTCTTTCAAGTCATTATAATGTTTCTCCTGAAACTGTAAGAAGAGCTATTATGCTTTTAAATGAAGTGGATATTGTAGAAGTGATAAAGGGCAGTGGGATTATTGTTAAATCCGTGGATAATTGTTTGAAATTTATAAATAAATTTAAGGACATAGGTTCCATGAATAAATCTAAAAATCAAATTTTGGGCTTATTAAATGAGAGAAATGAAATTGAAAAAAAAATTGGAGAAAGAATAAATGAACTCCTAGATTACTCAAATAGATTTGTAAACATTAATCCATTCATGCCTTTTGAATTTAAAATATATAAGGGACTCAGCATTGTAGGGAAAACTATATGTGAGAGTAAGTTCTGGCAAAATACAAATGCTACTATAATAGGTATACGTAGAGAAGGAAATTTAATACTTTCTCCAGGACCTTATGCTGTATTTAAAGAGGAAGATATTTTTTTAGCAATAGGCGAAGAAGATGTGTACCATAAAATCAAAAAATTTCTTTATGGAGATAATAATTAGTAATATTAAAAAAATTTAGTTTTTAAGGCTTTTGAGGAAAGAAAAAAGAAAGTTTAAATCAGTTAAATAAAAATAAATTAATCAAAATATTAGAATGAAAAAGTCAGATAATGTAATCTGACTTTTTTTAATAGGAAAGTTGATTTTTATATATACACAAAAAAATAATAGGTTAAAGCTATTATTATACCTGTTGACACTCATATCATTTAATGATATAGTCTATTTAATGATATGTCATTAAATGATATATGTGAGGTAAAAATGGCTAGAAATAATGCTTACTGTTTAAATGAATACATTGATTTTTATGTTTATACTGTATATAATGTATATATACAGTATAGATATATTTTGGCAAGTAAAACGTAAAAGAAAATTATTTAAAAGTAGGAGGGGAAGTTAAATGTCAGAAGAAAATTCAGAAGAAAGAAAAGATGGAATTTTAAAAAATATTATTGGTGCTATAGTTTCGCCAAGAGAAACAATGGAAAGAGTCAATAAAAATCCTAAAATATGGAGATATTTAATACCTGTAACATTAATCCAGTTAATTATTTATATAATAGAAATACCCAAACTTACAAGTTTTGCTGTTTTACAAGCTCAGCAAGTGCCAAACTTTTCTCAAGCTGCAATTCCAATTATAAAAACTGGAGCTATAATTTTTACGGTAATTAGTGCATTAATTACGCCGGCATTATTTGCATTAATAATTAGTGCTGTTATTAAACTTATAGCTTCTATTTCAAAAGAAACAGGAAATTTTAAAAATTTATATTGTATAAACATATTAGCTTATGTTCCAGTTTTAATAGGTGGAATCTTAACTGCAATAATAATGCTTTTTACAGAGCCACAAAATATAAAAAACATTTCAACTAGCCTTACATTGGTTTTAAGTTCATCAACAGATATGAAAAGTACAATTTATAAGTTGTTCTCATGTATAGATTTTTTCTATATATGGAGTGCAGTGATATCAACAATTGGTACTTCTATTGTGTTTAAAATGAAGACAAAAAAAGCAGCAATTATAGTTTTTGTGATTTACGCTGCTGCAGTATATGTTTTTAAAGTTTTAATTTAAAAACATTGTTGAAATTGAATAGTACTTTGTGAGCTAGACAAGCTGGCATTGTTTTTGTACAGTGTCAGTTTTATCTTTATATCAATAGTTTGGAAAAAGGTTTATAATTTTTAGTAAGATTGTAGAAAAAATGGGGAGGAAAATAAATGAAACTTAAATTGAATTTTGCAAAAAACAAAAAAAAATTAGCAATTATAGTAGCCGTTATATTTATAATTACAGCTATAGGAATATCTTCTTATGTAAAGTCGAGGAAATCACAAGGTAAGAAAGTAACTATATCTAAGGTAATTAAAAGAAATATAGTTCAAAGTACTACGGTTTCAGGAAGCATAGAACCGAAATATAGCAATGATATAACTTTAAATAATACCCAGAAGGTATCAAAGGTTTTAGTAACTGAAGGGCAACAGGTTACAAAGGGAGATATTTTAGTTCAAATGGATACATCTGACTATGACAGTGAACTAAAAAAGCTAAAGATTGATTTAAAGAATGCTCAAAATGCAGTATCACAGTCACAAGCACAAGCGGTACCAGGGACTAGCAAAGATAATGCAGGAAATCAAACAGATT contains:
- a CDS encoding methyl-accepting chemotaxis protein encodes the protein MGKIVFFILMILFADLFFNLFLYEKIKYNKIVKYYDDVLDKILSGNFTYNFQRKDSISNKIDRLCKDMLVWIYKTLNSSITMGDDLEYISNSCSMSKKGLLKIKGYINEFNKNANAICDKISECSNLSANMANSEVEMRKFSDSVTGSGKKADEYITRSSESVEKSVTILENMNSSMELLSNNISNLSNITDKIENMAELINKLTANINLLSLNASIEAARAGENGKGFAIVALEIGKLADESAVYSKNIKSQVDEIKGHTVDTVKSIEDLIEKSSQGKDSIKSIKNYFSEFSSEIHNINNNLAFLSQKIVEQTEHTQYVAAFNQNLAAFFADFKRDVSVIVVETENQSALEDENIECSQKMHFSMEKLTDFTKEFEKIIESKLIEYCNDIAEKICKDNFTIEKLCEYVGKTNISSFYITDGDGVIVMTNDSETMGFRFEDNPSSQTFQFRKILSNRDLVVVQDFVKRDLDGKYYKFAGISRRDKKGIVQASISMDDIVNLRNCCA
- a CDS encoding Yip1 family protein; the encoded protein is MSEENSEERKDGILKNIIGAIVSPRETMERVNKNPKIWRYLIPVTLIQLIIYIIEIPKLTSFAVLQAQQVPNFSQAAIPIIKTGAIIFTVISALITPALFALIISAVIKLIASISKETGNFKNLYCINILAYVPVLIGGILTAIIMLFTEPQNIKNISTSLTLVLSSSTDMKSTIYKLFSCIDFFYIWSAVISTIGTSIVFKMKTKKAAIIVFVIYAAAVYVFKVLI
- the dapB gene encoding 4-hydroxy-tetrahydrodipicolinate reductase, with product MIKVGLIGLGKTGKYIAEGILQQDNMEMVAAICSPNSKKKGMNLGELLGNFKTKVKITTSDELQATIFKTKPDVVVDFSNPQATIKNAVILSKMKVNMVIGTTGFSKEDIDKLQTISYKFKNGIVYAPNITLGVNVIMLLSNIAATILNNYDFQIIEMHYKNKKDSPSGTALKLSDEIEHGLQISGVQNKPIPISSVRAGGVVGKHKVLIIGDEDRIEISHESFSKKAFSLGALNAVNYIYKKSGYYEMKDVLNLKKILHEYIDNLDNEVLSSQI
- a CDS encoding TrkA C-terminal domain-containing protein: MSSQNVTKPVYQKIAIDIANRILDGDFSIGDKLHGRSSLSSHYNVSPETVRRAIMLLNEVDIVEVIKGSGIIVKSVDNCLKFINKFKDIGSMNKSKNQILGLLNERNEIEKKIGERINELLDYSNRFVNINPFMPFEFKIYKGLSIVGKTICESKFWQNTNATIIGIRREGNLILSPGPYAVFKEEDIFLAIGEEDVYHKIKKFLYGDNN
- a CDS encoding cell wall-binding repeat-containing protein, which translates into the protein MLNRNTKLSVVLALATCTFLSYPAYADDNFSVQRLYGSDRYETCSNIANYFQQGQLDSVIVASGEQFADALSAGCLQELGNSPIMLVGKNIKSSDKTLGYIENHLKKEGTIYILGGEASVNSEFERYFKEKGFNKIIRLGGKDRYETNVKAVSKADVKEGTPVIVANGDNFPDALSIASIASYKGYPVFITPSGNLPNEIEEKIKEIKPSNMYVIGGISSVSSNIESKLKEVSQNVVRIEGKDRYETSINICKYFNKDLKNLVVASGKNFPDALSGIALSAKFKAPIVITDEGNVEELKSYVQNQKVNKIVILGGENMISKNVEDILNPLSLKSKAEDFMTCLLNKKIDEAMEGLSTDLKSGYGESIMKSSFSSMSFKGMDTKPLDIKQEKLPLGNMVTLTYKVEGLPTNLDIKIKYDNDGKVYDFTSEAAPVESNYKLPTYVNIDNFTEKNVAIGDEKYKLPGVLSIPKGKGPFPAVVLVHGSGANDMDETYGDTKVFKDISAGLASKGIAVLRYNKRSNEYPSLTAIDTKLDLNKETVNDAVDAVKLLKKTKEIDSSKVFVLGHSQGAMLTPTILKDCGNSGAAGGIMMAGPVDFLDTLLEQSKYLNSIGYMDEDNLKYIQNLYDLVKNNKDFPKNISENTIIFHAYPYYWLSVKNSTQAQDAVDIKNPLLILQGKRDYQVAASNLEKWKNILKDKQNVEYNSYDKLNHFFIEGEGKMTPEEYGKGNVPKYVIDDIVSWISKYSK